The following are encoded in a window of Brevibacillus ruminantium genomic DNA:
- the glmS gene encoding glutamine--fructose-6-phosphate transaminase (isomerizing), producing the protein MCGIVGYIGDKQAQEIIIGGLQKLEYRGYDSAGIAVLTEQGLLVDKAQGRLAVLEGKLAVQPLAGHAGIGHTRWATHGKPSDENAHPHTDSSHKFAVVHNGIIENFIPIKEELISKGYTFTSETDTEVIAHLLADLYDGDIVSTVRKAVQRMRGAYALGIMTEHEPDKLVAVRLASPLIVGVGEGQSFIGSDIPALLEHTRDVYILNEGEMAVLTKGGVELMDAQTGEKIERDIFHVDWDLIQAEKGGYDSFMLKEIHEQPQAVRDTMGARIDEDNKRVVLPELNMSDAELSAYDRLYIVACGTSMHAGLVGKDVLEKWTRVPVEVAVASEFRYRDPIYTDKTLMIVISQSGETADTLAALREAKKSGVKVLAITNVVGSSVAREADEVIFTWAGPEVAVASTKAYTSQVIALYLFSLYFAQVKGTLSAAEVADVVEHLQALPAKISAILDNGEPIRQFAKTIQNATSLFFIGRGLDYAVSLEGSLKLKEISYIHSEAYAAGELKHGTLALIEDDIPVVALATQADIYEKMVSNIVEVKARGAHVLGFALEGDRELAKSVDEVIHIPATTPMLTPILTVIPLQLLAYYTSAARGLDVDKPRNLAKSVTVE; encoded by the coding sequence ATGTGCGGAATTGTAGGATACATTGGCGATAAACAAGCGCAAGAGATTATCATCGGAGGACTCCAAAAGCTGGAGTACCGCGGATATGATTCAGCAGGGATCGCAGTACTGACCGAGCAAGGGCTGCTCGTCGACAAGGCACAGGGACGTCTTGCTGTCCTGGAAGGAAAACTGGCTGTACAACCGCTGGCTGGCCATGCCGGGATCGGTCATACACGCTGGGCGACGCACGGAAAGCCGTCTGACGAAAATGCTCATCCGCATACCGATTCAAGCCACAAATTTGCTGTTGTCCACAACGGCATTATTGAAAACTTCATACCGATCAAAGAAGAGCTGATCAGCAAGGGCTATACGTTTACCTCGGAGACGGATACAGAGGTAATTGCGCATCTGCTGGCTGACCTTTATGACGGTGATATCGTGTCGACTGTTCGCAAAGCGGTACAACGCATGCGCGGAGCCTATGCACTGGGGATCATGACAGAGCACGAACCGGATAAGCTGGTAGCGGTGCGACTGGCCAGCCCGCTGATCGTCGGTGTTGGTGAGGGACAGAGCTTCATCGGTTCCGATATCCCGGCGCTGCTGGAGCATACACGCGATGTATACATCCTCAACGAAGGGGAAATGGCAGTCCTGACCAAGGGCGGCGTTGAGCTGATGGATGCCCAGACGGGTGAAAAAATCGAGCGGGACATCTTCCACGTCGACTGGGATCTGATCCAAGCCGAAAAAGGCGGCTATGATTCGTTCATGCTCAAGGAAATCCACGAGCAGCCGCAAGCTGTGCGCGATACGATGGGCGCGCGGATCGACGAAGATAACAAGCGCGTGGTTCTGCCTGAGCTGAATATGAGCGACGCAGAGCTGTCCGCCTATGATCGACTGTACATCGTGGCCTGCGGTACCTCCATGCACGCTGGGCTGGTGGGCAAGGATGTCCTCGAAAAATGGACGCGCGTCCCGGTGGAAGTGGCTGTGGCCTCTGAGTTCCGCTACCGCGATCCGATTTACACCGACAAGACCCTGATGATCGTCATCAGCCAGTCCGGTGAGACTGCCGATACGCTGGCCGCGCTCCGTGAGGCGAAGAAGAGCGGCGTCAAGGTACTGGCTATCACCAACGTGGTGGGCAGTTCCGTCGCCCGTGAAGCAGACGAGGTCATCTTTACCTGGGCCGGTCCGGAAGTGGCCGTGGCCTCGACCAAAGCCTACACGTCACAGGTCATCGCCCTGTACCTGTTCTCTCTGTACTTTGCCCAGGTAAAAGGAACGCTGTCTGCTGCTGAGGTTGCCGACGTTGTCGAGCATCTGCAAGCACTGCCAGCGAAGATTAGCGCGATTTTGGACAATGGAGAGCCCATTCGTCAATTTGCCAAAACGATTCAGAATGCGACCAGCCTGTTCTTCATCGGACGCGGTTTGGATTACGCCGTCTCCCTAGAAGGCTCGCTCAAGCTCAAGGAGATTTCCTATATTCACTCGGAAGCGTATGCCGCCGGCGAGCTGAAGCACGGCACGCTTGCGCTGATCGAAGACGACATCCCGGTGGTGGCTCTGGCTACCCAAGCCGATATCTATGAAAAAATGGTCAGCAATATCGTGGAAGTAAAAGCACGCGGTGCTCACGTCCTCGGCTTTGCGCTCGAAGGCGACCGCGAGCTGGCCAAATCGGTGGATGAAGTGATTCACATCCCGGCCACCACGCCGATGTTAACGCCAATCCTGACCGTCATTCCATTGCAATTGCTTGCCTACTACACCTCTGCTGCGCGCGGTTTGGATGTTGATAAGCCGCGGAATTTGGCGAAGAGTGTGACGGTGGAGTAG
- a CDS encoding restriction endonuclease subunit S yields the protein MSKWEMVKLGDVCTINPPKRMTLNLYESLNEVSFVPMSDVSEDGQIFTGNKVSYSEVSSGYSYFIEDDILFAKITPCMENGKGAIARGLINGLGVGSTEFHILRPNKNLVISEWIYRILSHSKLRESAEKNMTGSAGQKRVPKSFLENVLIPLPPLETQKQIAKTLDTATELLAMRKRQLAELDSLIKSNFYEMFGDPVTNEKGWDVSKVEKVCLKIMGGGTPSKSNPEYYIGDIPWVTPKDMKSTWVSDSIDHITADAISNSSAKLIPKNSVLMVIRSGILKRLLPVAINKVDVAINQDMKAFITNKYVVPEYLLFFFILMQNNILKNVRAVTADNIEFNLIKKQIIPLPPIEYQNQFVNIVIKIEEQKNLVKKALDETQHLFDSLMSQYFD from the coding sequence GTGAGTAAGTGGGAAATGGTTAAGTTGGGTGATGTTTGCACAATTAATCCACCCAAAAGGATGACTCTGAACTTATACGAGAGTCTAAATGAAGTATCTTTTGTTCCAATGTCTGATGTGTCTGAGGATGGTCAAATTTTTACTGGAAATAAAGTTTCATATTCTGAAGTTAGTAGTGGATATTCTTATTTTATTGAGGACGATATTCTATTTGCCAAAATTACTCCTTGTATGGAAAATGGCAAGGGTGCTATAGCAAGAGGTCTAATTAACGGTCTTGGTGTCGGCTCTACTGAATTTCACATATTACGCCCAAACAAAAATTTGGTTATAAGTGAATGGATTTATAGAATTCTTTCACATTCAAAACTTAGAGAATCAGCAGAAAAAAATATGACTGGTAGTGCTGGACAAAAGAGAGTGCCAAAATCTTTTTTAGAAAATGTATTAATCCCCCTCCCTCCACTAGAAACACAAAAACAAATCGCCAAAACCTTAGACACCGCAACAGAACTGCTTGCCATGCGCAAACGGCAACTTGCAGAGTTGGATAGCCTGATTAAATCCAACTTTTATGAGATGTTTGGTGATCCTGTTACGAATGAAAAGGGTTGGGATGTTAGCAAAGTTGAAAAGGTATGTTTAAAAATCATGGGTGGGGGAACCCCTTCTAAAAGCAACCCAGAATATTACATTGGTGATATACCGTGGGTAACACCGAAAGATATGAAATCTACTTGGGTTAGCGATAGCATAGACCATATTACCGCGGATGCTATCAGTAATAGTTCAGCAAAACTTATACCCAAAAATTCAGTTTTAATGGTAATTAGAAGCGGGATTTTAAAAAGATTACTGCCCGTTGCCATTAACAAAGTTGATGTAGCAATTAATCAAGATATGAAGGCTTTTATTACTAACAAATACGTTGTACCGGAATACCTGCTTTTCTTTTTTATTCTCATGCAAAATAATATCCTAAAAAATGTAAGGGCTGTAACTGCAGATAATATAGAATTCAATTTAATTAAAAAACAAATCATCCCACTGCCACCAATTGAATATCAAAACCAATTCGTCAATATCGTCATCAAAATCGAAGAACAAAAAAACCTAGTAAAAAAAGCACTCGACGAAACCCAACACCTATTCGACAGCCTAATGAGCCAGTATTTCGACTAA
- the glmM gene encoding phosphoglucosamine mutase has protein sequence MGKYFGTDGVRGVANAQLTPELAFRIGRVGGYALTRHRQEGKPKVVIGRDTRISGQMLESALLSGLLSVGAEVVRLGVISTSGVAYLTRALGADAGVMISASHNPFPDNGIKFFGSNGFKLSDEVEAEIEQYLDAAEDTLPRPTGEQIGSVIDFLEGGQKYLSHLKSSVSERFDGMKVVLDCANGAVSSLAARLFADVEAEVITIGANPNGVNINEQCGSTHPERLQEEVLKHKAHLGLSFDGDADRCIAVDENGEIVDGDYIMAICARALKAKGKLNNNTVVTTVMANMGFFKGMEACSINTTKTAVGDRYVVEEMLRGGYNLGGEQSGHIVFLDYNTTGDGLLTGLQLLNILKESGKPLSELKQVMTKYPQLLVNVRVEDKSKLSGNEVIEQAIREVEEKLAGNGRVLVRPSGTEPIVRVMAEGPDEAQLEELVTHIAEVVKKELV, from the coding sequence ATGGGGAAGTATTTCGGAACAGATGGTGTGCGCGGAGTCGCCAATGCACAGTTGACGCCTGAATTGGCGTTTCGAATCGGACGTGTAGGCGGTTATGCTCTCACCAGACATAGACAGGAAGGCAAACCCAAGGTAGTCATTGGACGTGATACCCGCATTTCCGGCCAAATGCTGGAAAGTGCGCTATTGTCCGGCCTCCTCTCGGTAGGAGCGGAGGTAGTCCGGCTTGGTGTCATCTCTACTTCCGGAGTTGCTTATCTGACGCGGGCGCTGGGAGCCGATGCGGGTGTCATGATTTCTGCCTCCCACAATCCCTTCCCGGATAATGGCATCAAATTTTTCGGAAGCAACGGCTTCAAGCTCTCCGATGAGGTAGAAGCGGAGATCGAGCAATACCTGGATGCAGCAGAGGATACATTGCCGCGCCCGACTGGCGAGCAGATCGGATCGGTGATCGACTTCCTGGAGGGTGGACAGAAGTACCTCTCCCATTTGAAAAGCTCTGTTTCCGAGCGCTTTGACGGTATGAAAGTGGTGCTGGATTGTGCCAATGGTGCTGTTTCTTCACTGGCAGCCCGTCTTTTCGCAGATGTCGAGGCCGAGGTGATCACCATCGGAGCCAATCCCAATGGGGTGAACATCAACGAGCAGTGCGGCTCCACTCATCCGGAACGCCTGCAGGAGGAAGTGCTCAAGCACAAAGCACATCTGGGACTTTCCTTCGATGGCGATGCGGATCGCTGCATTGCGGTGGATGAGAACGGAGAAATTGTGGACGGGGACTATATCATGGCGATATGTGCCCGCGCCCTGAAAGCAAAAGGAAAGCTGAACAACAATACAGTCGTGACGACAGTCATGGCCAATATGGGCTTTTTCAAGGGCATGGAGGCATGCTCGATCAATACGACCAAAACGGCTGTGGGAGACCGCTATGTGGTGGAGGAGATGCTGCGCGGGGGCTACAACCTCGGCGGCGAGCAATCCGGTCATATTGTCTTCCTCGACTACAACACGACAGGAGACGGCCTTTTGACCGGCTTGCAGCTCCTCAACATTCTGAAAGAGTCAGGGAAGCCGCTCTCTGAGCTCAAGCAGGTTATGACCAAGTATCCGCAGCTCCTGGTCAATGTCCGCGTAGAAGACAAGTCTAAGCTGAGTGGCAACGAGGTCATCGAACAGGCCATCCGTGAGGTCGAAGAGAAGCTGGCAGGAAACGGCCGCGTACTCGTTCGTCCGTCGGGTACAGAACCGATTGTGCGTGTCATGGCCGAGGGCCCGGATGAGGCACAACTGGAAGAGCTGGTTACGCATATTGCCGAGGTAGTCAAAAAGGAACTCGTGTAA
- a CDS encoding type I restriction-modification system subunit M, producing the protein MLTGEIRNKVDKIWTDMWAGGITNPLTVIEQLTYLMFIRSLDEKELETESFEAVSGQEMPKIFPQDEDGQSLRWSKFKTKDARVIYDIVGTKVFPFIKSMNGETTSAFSRYMQDAMFLIPTPQILQKIITGLDELYEHDIKDLDMQGDLYEYMLGKLATAGQNGQFRTPKHIRDMMVRLLAPTPDDKICDPACGTAGFLVSAAEYIRQTYESEMTSEQWEHFASDMFTGLDTDRTMLRLSAMNLMLHSITNPHIDYVDSVSKQNDIAAAYDMILANPPFTGTVDAESIHDNLKTVCDTKKTELLFVALFLRMLRKGGRCACIVPDGVLFGTTKAHKALRKELVENHQLQAVISMPSGVFKPYAGVSTAVLIFTKTGAGGTDKVWFYDMKADGYSLDDKRSAIEENDIPDILARFHHLEGEADRKPTEQSFFVDKSAIEENGYDLSINRYKEVVYEKVEYDAPGVIMERLDKLNLDIAAKMAELRGLISE; encoded by the coding sequence ATGCTAACAGGAGAAATTCGCAACAAGGTAGATAAGATATGGACCGATATGTGGGCTGGGGGGATCACCAATCCGCTGACCGTTATTGAACAGCTTACATACCTAATGTTCATTCGTTCTCTGGACGAAAAGGAACTGGAAACGGAGAGCTTCGAAGCAGTAAGCGGGCAAGAAATGCCAAAGATCTTCCCACAGGATGAAGACGGACAGTCCTTGCGGTGGAGCAAGTTCAAGACCAAAGATGCACGCGTGATTTATGACATTGTCGGCACGAAGGTTTTTCCCTTTATCAAATCGATGAACGGGGAAACTACATCTGCCTTTTCCCGCTATATGCAAGATGCGATGTTTTTGATTCCGACGCCGCAGATTCTGCAAAAGATCATTACCGGATTGGACGAACTCTACGAACACGACATCAAGGATTTGGATATGCAAGGCGATCTGTATGAGTATATGTTGGGCAAGCTGGCTACAGCCGGTCAAAACGGGCAGTTCCGTACGCCCAAGCACATCCGTGACATGATGGTGCGACTGCTCGCTCCTACCCCAGATGACAAGATCTGTGACCCGGCATGCGGTACAGCGGGCTTTCTGGTCTCGGCAGCGGAGTATATCCGGCAAACTTATGAATCGGAAATGACCAGTGAGCAATGGGAGCATTTTGCCAGCGACATGTTCACCGGTTTGGACACAGACCGTACCATGCTGCGTCTTTCTGCGATGAATCTGATGCTTCACTCGATTACAAATCCGCATATTGATTATGTAGACAGTGTTTCCAAGCAAAATGATATCGCTGCGGCTTACGATATGATCCTTGCCAATCCGCCATTTACGGGGACCGTGGATGCGGAGAGTATCCACGATAATCTGAAAACTGTTTGCGATACGAAAAAGACCGAGTTGTTATTTGTCGCGCTCTTTTTGAGGATGCTTCGCAAAGGTGGGCGTTGTGCATGTATTGTACCGGATGGGGTGTTGTTTGGGACGACCAAAGCACATAAGGCGTTGCGCAAAGAGTTGGTGGAAAACCATCAGCTGCAGGCTGTTATTTCTATGCCGAGTGGGGTGTTTAAGCCGTATGCTGGCGTTAGCACAGCTGTGTTGATCTTTACGAAAACGGGTGCCGGTGGGACGGACAAGGTCTGGTTCTATGACATGAAAGCAGATGGGTATTCTTTGGATGATAAACGCTCTGCGATTGAGGAGAATGATATTCCTGATATTCTGGCGCGATTTCATCATCTCGAAGGTGAAGCAGATCGCAAGCCGACAGAGCAGAGTTTTTTCGTGGACAAGTCTGCTATTGAGGAAAACGGTTATGATTTGTCCATCAACCGTTACAAAGAGGTTGTGTATGAGAAGGTGGAGTACGATGCTCCAGGGGTGATTATGGAGCGACTAGATAAGCTGAACCTGGATATTGCAGCGAAGATGGCGGAGTTAAGGGGGCTTATCAGTGAGTAA
- a CDS encoding CdaR family protein has product MDKWVNSHWFARIAALLLAVMMWTVVNVEGESPTSTESAPPLLIDSVNLHVKYDTDRYYVAKMPRTVQLALETNNPFYKHNLVPQDSREVYVDLMDKGKGTHRVPVQYKGFPDDVKVGIIPSIVEVTLEEKKTVEREVTVELLGQVAPGYKAGEPLVKPFRVLVRVPESQADRVAAVKAPVDLEGATSPIKTTVPLKVMDKSGNTLQGAEVIPLTAEIQVPVTSPYVQVPIKLNLTNELPDGYSLASVDTNVDEVTVYGPKEVIDAMKTETYPGPEVDLSDITSDRVIERKMPVLENIVKVEPDYLKISLKVVPSATKRLEKIPIRISGLAETMEARVMSAEGQEISTLDVDTVGAPSILEKLRPEDVQVMVDVSNMPAGVYEVPVTYIFNQPDYVKPAKNLITKVTVEITKK; this is encoded by the coding sequence ATGGATAAGTGGGTAAACAGTCATTGGTTTGCGCGTATAGCTGCTCTTTTGCTGGCTGTCATGATGTGGACGGTTGTCAATGTGGAGGGAGAATCGCCAACTTCTACAGAATCTGCGCCTCCCCTGTTGATTGACAGTGTCAACCTGCATGTCAAGTACGATACCGACCGCTATTATGTCGCCAAAATGCCGCGCACGGTCCAGCTCGCATTGGAGACCAACAACCCGTTTTACAAGCACAATCTCGTTCCGCAAGACTCCCGCGAGGTCTATGTGGACTTGATGGATAAAGGAAAGGGGACTCACCGGGTACCCGTACAGTACAAGGGCTTTCCTGATGATGTAAAGGTTGGCATTATTCCCAGCATCGTCGAAGTGACGTTGGAGGAGAAGAAAACCGTAGAGCGAGAGGTTACCGTAGAACTACTGGGCCAGGTAGCTCCTGGGTACAAAGCGGGAGAACCGCTGGTCAAACCGTTCCGCGTACTGGTTCGCGTACCGGAGAGTCAGGCCGATCGGGTGGCGGCTGTTAAGGCTCCTGTCGACCTGGAAGGGGCAACCTCGCCGATCAAAACAACCGTGCCGTTGAAAGTAATGGACAAGTCGGGGAATACCTTGCAGGGAGCGGAAGTCATCCCGCTGACGGCGGAGATTCAAGTGCCGGTGACCAGCCCGTATGTCCAGGTCCCGATCAAATTAAACTTGACGAATGAATTGCCCGATGGATATAGTTTGGCTAGTGTGGATACGAATGTGGATGAGGTGACGGTATACGGACCGAAGGAAGTCATCGATGCGATGAAAACGGAGACGTATCCGGGGCCGGAAGTGGATTTGAGCGACATTACCTCGGATCGCGTGATCGAACGAAAGATGCCGGTATTGGAGAATATTGTAAAAGTGGAACCCGATTACCTGAAGATTTCCCTGAAGGTAGTTCCGTCCGCGACCAAGCGTTTGGAAAAAATCCCAATCCGCATCAGCGGCTTAGCTGAGACGATGGAGGCGCGCGTCATGTCCGCAGAAGGACAGGAAATCTCGACATTGGATGTCGATACGGTTGGAGCCCCATCCATACTGGAAAAACTAAGACCAGAGGATGTTCAGGTTATGGTGGATGTCAGCAACATGCCAGCCGGAGTGTATGAAGTGCCGGTCACCTATATTTTCAACCAGCCCGATTACGTAAAGCCGGCGAAAAATCTAATCACGAAGGTCACAGTCGAAATCACCAAAAAATAA